The following are encoded together in the Deinococcus soli (ex Cha et al. 2016) genome:
- a CDS encoding alanine racemase, with protein sequence MSLPEVLAGIRAAEAAAGRPAGSARLVAVTKGQDLDAIDRCVLAHGAFPLGEGRAQELRDKSALRPDLEWHFIGALQRNKVKYLRHVTLVHSVEAAWQAEALAQAAQGWGHAPDVLLQLHNGEAQKHGIEAQALPGVLREVRATGLDVRGLMVMAPDLDDLPPPEREARLAALFTDVARRAHDLGLSELSMGMSGDYPHAVAAGATLVRVGRSLFT encoded by the coding sequence ATGAGTCTGCCCGAGGTTCTGGCGGGCATCCGGGCAGCGGAGGCGGCCGCCGGGCGCCCGGCGGGCAGCGCGCGACTGGTGGCCGTGACGAAGGGCCAGGATCTGGACGCCATCGACCGGTGCGTCCTGGCGCACGGGGCGTTCCCGCTGGGTGAGGGCCGCGCGCAGGAACTGCGGGACAAGTCGGCGCTGCGTCCGGACCTGGAGTGGCATTTCATCGGGGCGCTGCAGCGGAACAAGGTGAAGTACCTGCGGCACGTGACGCTGGTGCATTCCGTCGAGGCGGCGTGGCAGGCCGAGGCGCTCGCGCAGGCGGCGCAGGGCTGGGGGCACGCGCCGGACGTGCTGCTGCAACTCCACAACGGCGAGGCGCAGAAGCACGGCATAGAGGCGCAGGCGTTGCCGGGTGTGCTGCGCGAGGTCCGGGCGACCGGCCTGGACGTGCGGGGGCTGATGGTCATGGCGCCCGACCTCGACGACCTGCCGCCTCCCGAGCGGGAGGCGCGGCTCGCGGCGCTGTTTACGGACGTGGCGCGGCGGGCGCATGATCTGGGTCTGTCAGAGTTGAGCATGGGCATGAGCGGGGATTACCCGCACGCCGTCGCGGCTGGAGCCACCCTGGTTCGGGTGGGAAGGAGTCTGTTCACGTGA
- a CDS encoding DivIVA domain-containing protein, with translation MKFTPLDVRHQEFPNRMGGYERSSVRAFLNDLADDLETQLQQHQLTLERVAMLEKELEAQRQNEDEIRRAVIAAERISHELRENAAREAELMVAQATTERDGLLRESESRRAELESGHQARLSALEAAFRGRFADLERDHHTLTLERERAQAERLAELERSFSERHADLNARLTAARQEYAQFLSGYRALVASFAELSARHAVPEEVGLPSARLTVTPAHEQPVPGPSANDPAVRAAQPEPGSSEASPPERLAGHALVISSPVPAEPEERPLRLEAQQFL, from the coding sequence GTGAAATTCACCCCTCTTGATGTGCGCCACCAGGAATTCCCGAACCGCATGGGCGGCTACGAGCGCAGCAGCGTGCGCGCCTTCCTGAACGACCTGGCTGATGATCTGGAAACGCAGCTCCAGCAGCATCAGCTGACGCTGGAACGCGTGGCGATGCTGGAGAAGGAACTGGAGGCGCAGCGGCAGAACGAGGACGAGATCCGCCGCGCAGTGATCGCCGCCGAACGCATCTCGCACGAGTTGCGGGAGAACGCGGCGCGTGAAGCGGAACTGATGGTCGCGCAGGCCACCACCGAGCGCGACGGGCTGCTGCGCGAATCCGAGTCGCGCCGCGCGGAACTGGAGTCCGGGCATCAGGCGCGCCTGTCGGCGCTGGAGGCGGCGTTCCGGGGTCGTTTCGCGGATCTGGAACGCGATCACCACACCCTGACGCTGGAGCGCGAGCGGGCGCAGGCCGAGCGGCTGGCGGAACTGGAGCGGTCGTTCAGCGAGCGGCACGCGGACCTGAACGCGCGCCTGACGGCGGCGCGGCAGGAGTACGCGCAGTTCCTGAGCGGGTACCGGGCGCTGGTGGCGTCCTTCGCGGAACTCTCGGCGCGCCACGCCGTGCCTGAGGAAGTGGGGCTCCCCTCGGCGCGCCTGACCGTCACCCCGGCGCACGAACAGCCCGTGCCGGGCCCCAGCGCGAACGACCCGGCTGTGCGCGCCGCGCAGCCGGAGCCTGGTTCATCGGAGGCGTCTCCACCGGAACGGCTGGCCGGTCACGCCCTGGTGATCTCCAGCCCGGTCCCGGCCGAACCCGAGGAGCGGCCCCTGCGGCTGGAGGCGCAGCAGTTCCTGTGA
- a CDS encoding DUF4384 domain-containing protein, producing MLKRTLILSTLLLGAASASPAKITAQSIIVNPVETKLNVEVWVNKDASGKANPTYRKGEPIKIAVKTNQDAYVYLFNINANGVVDLFFPNNFEESNFVQGGVTRVFPQQNAKYGLNVGGPNGQDRLLALASTRELDLTDIAKFAKDQGFAQVSVKGQENLARALSIVVNPLPADGWTTDVVTFKVGGTPVANPTPAMPGSTTGTVTITPGQGQQPAPAQPTPAQPTPAQPAQPTGTIQPGERQNGTRDQAMVDAYARLKGDESLGQATTYASGWGDGLWQKFKGVGAYGDAILLHANGSSRAYAVHGMLLERYLALAKAENGGTRPPSRLGWAAGDEKVIPQNSLGTSGLYGFFQNGALYGTEKYGTFWLSGNVLKTYQGLGGSGSFLGFPTRDQYTVSGAWAADFEGGTIRTVNGVTKVYRK from the coding sequence ATGCTGAAACGAACCCTGATCCTGAGTACGCTGCTGCTCGGCGCGGCCAGCGCCAGCCCCGCCAAGATCACCGCGCAGAGCATCATCGTGAACCCCGTCGAGACGAAACTGAACGTGGAAGTCTGGGTGAACAAGGACGCCAGCGGCAAGGCGAACCCCACCTACCGCAAGGGCGAGCCGATCAAGATCGCCGTGAAGACCAACCAGGACGCCTACGTCTACCTGTTCAACATCAACGCGAACGGCGTGGTGGACCTGTTCTTCCCGAACAACTTCGAGGAGAGCAACTTCGTGCAGGGTGGCGTGACCCGCGTGTTCCCGCAGCAGAACGCGAAGTACGGCCTGAACGTCGGCGGACCGAACGGTCAGGACCGCCTGCTGGCGCTGGCCAGCACCAGGGAACTGGACCTGACAGACATCGCGAAATTCGCAAAGGACCAGGGGTTCGCGCAGGTCAGCGTGAAGGGGCAGGAGAACCTCGCGCGGGCGCTGAGCATCGTCGTGAATCCGCTGCCCGCCGACGGCTGGACGACCGACGTGGTCACCTTCAAGGTGGGCGGCACGCCGGTCGCCAACCCCACGCCGGCCATGCCCGGCAGCACGACCGGTACCGTGACGATCACGCCCGGCCAGGGCCAGCAGCCTGCCCCGGCCCAGCCCACACCTGCTCAGCCGACCCCGGCGCAGCCCGCCCAGCCCACGGGGACCATCCAGCCCGGCGAGCGGCAGAACGGCACGCGCGACCAGGCCATGGTGGACGCCTACGCCCGCCTGAAGGGCGACGAGAGCCTCGGTCAGGCCACCACCTACGCCAGCGGCTGGGGCGACGGCCTGTGGCAGAAGTTCAAGGGTGTCGGGGCGTACGGAGACGCCATCCTGCTGCACGCGAACGGCAGCAGCCGCGCCTACGCCGTACACGGCATGCTGCTGGAACGGTACCTGGCGCTCGCCAAGGCCGAGAACGGCGGCACGCGCCCCCCCAGCCGCCTGGGCTGGGCCGCCGGGGATGAGAAGGTCATCCCGCAGAACAGTCTGGGCACCAGCGGCCTGTACGGCTTCTTCCAGAACGGCGCGCTGTACGGTACCGAGAAGTACGGCACGTTCTGGCTGAGCGGGAACGTTCTGAAGACCTATCAGGGTCTGGGCGGCAGCGGGTCCTTCCTGGGCTTCCCCACCCGCGACCAGTACACGGTCAGCGGCGCGTGGGCGGCGGACTTCGAGGGCGGCACCATTCGCACTGTGAACGGCGTGACGAAGGTCTACCGCAAGTAA
- a CDS encoding BamA/OMP85 family outer membrane protein, which translates to MRHPLTLAVTVLLAAPAVAQTAGTVQDVTVVGTSDLLANFIRATLTTQTGTPLSGVNLRQVEQEVVASGYFKSAVAELRSVGGKDTLVITVVPNPTIKDVTITGLSFLPAEGFKKSVADLLNIAPGATLNNQRIEEAKTALAQNFQQEGYPFAPSISTDVKTETDGTVTVNFVVDETAPVTRVEVDGVTLLPATQVTAIFKPLYDAKRFTPDAYYGAVQQLQQAYDDAGYLQAGVDVGSSTLESGVLKVKVIEGRVSTVNLDDLGNPQVTLQTQPGQPVNLTRLQADVRTLSNQTGKPVGFAIQPNPQNPAQVTVLFGSAGVETGPVKAVAIQGNTLIPTATLQAALKTRVGDVYSPQLAQQDFLALRDAYRKQGYEISTRDAITFKDGTLTFAVREVKVAAYELQWQGAHTTKDRVITRELPAPGSAFNRNDLNAAIGRIARLGFVRVTTESVRADPQNPENITYVLGVAETKTGIPVELGLSYDQFNGGFGGNAGYSNNNVFGLGHSLVASLGGQQNEAGQNLVGSVNYTIPWLDIDFLDFRKTPTSLSFGLGTTVFGNNALFTKDTDTPARTDTGWDYTTRDTSFSVSAGRSLAKNLTANVGVGVSYKTYYLEALQSGDKNTVTYKDAAGTDQTRTFTEAEAKALVPETNLTTRLSTGLNYDSTTNGEFPDSGVRASVGAAYSFGRQGDAPLNWTTLNGGASTYYGFGRTIEKDLGVSNKQQVFAVRANAGTVLGLDTAPAGTGYAIGGGSVNTPFQLRGLKDGELFGTNYVTTSAEYRYDFGLKAGIAQGLYGVLFADAGTAWGGSATNTDPSLKYGFGAGAQLNLGIGGALLPSLRFDYGFSPQTGSGKFYFRIGNFW; encoded by the coding sequence ATGCGACACCCCCTGACGCTCGCCGTGACCGTCCTTCTTGCCGCGCCCGCCGTCGCCCAGACCGCAGGCACCGTGCAGGACGTGACCGTGGTCGGCACCAGCGACCTGCTGGCCAACTTTATCCGCGCCACCCTCACCACCCAGACCGGCACGCCCCTGAGCGGCGTGAACCTCCGCCAGGTCGAGCAGGAAGTCGTGGCCAGCGGCTACTTCAAGAGCGCCGTCGCCGAACTGCGCAGCGTGGGCGGCAAGGACACCTTGGTCATCACCGTCGTCCCCAACCCCACCATCAAGGACGTCACGATCACCGGCCTGAGCTTCCTGCCCGCCGAGGGCTTCAAGAAGAGCGTCGCCGACCTCCTGAACATCGCCCCCGGCGCCACCCTGAACAACCAGCGCATTGAGGAAGCCAAGACCGCCCTGGCGCAGAACTTCCAGCAGGAAGGCTACCCCTTCGCGCCCAGCATCAGCACTGACGTGAAGACCGAGACCGACGGCACCGTCACCGTGAACTTCGTCGTGGACGAGACCGCTCCCGTCACCCGCGTGGAAGTCGACGGCGTCACCCTGCTGCCCGCCACGCAGGTCACCGCCATCTTCAAACCCCTCTACGACGCCAAGCGCTTCACGCCCGACGCGTACTACGGCGCCGTGCAGCAGCTCCAGCAGGCCTACGACGACGCCGGGTACCTCCAGGCCGGCGTGGATGTCGGCAGCAGCACCCTCGAGAGCGGCGTGCTGAAAGTCAAGGTCATCGAGGGGCGCGTGAGCACCGTGAATCTCGACGACCTCGGCAACCCCCAGGTGACCCTGCAGACCCAGCCCGGACAGCCGGTCAACCTGACCAGGCTCCAGGCGGACGTCCGCACCCTCTCCAACCAGACCGGCAAACCCGTGGGCTTCGCCATCCAGCCCAACCCGCAGAACCCCGCGCAGGTCACCGTGCTGTTCGGCTCCGCCGGCGTCGAGACCGGCCCGGTCAAGGCGGTCGCCATCCAGGGCAACACCCTGATCCCCACCGCCACCCTGCAGGCCGCCCTGAAGACCAGGGTCGGCGACGTGTACTCCCCGCAGCTGGCCCAGCAGGACTTCCTGGCCCTGCGTGACGCCTACCGCAAGCAGGGTTATGAGATCAGCACCCGCGACGCGATCACCTTCAAGGACGGTACCCTGACCTTCGCCGTGCGCGAGGTGAAGGTCGCCGCGTACGAACTGCAGTGGCAGGGCGCGCACACCACCAAGGACCGCGTGATCACCCGCGAACTGCCCGCCCCCGGCAGCGCCTTCAACCGCAACGACCTGAACGCCGCGATCGGCCGCATCGCCCGCCTGGGCTTCGTGCGCGTCACCACCGAGAGCGTCCGCGCCGACCCGCAGAACCCCGAGAACATCACCTACGTCCTCGGCGTCGCCGAGACCAAGACCGGCATTCCGGTCGAACTGGGGCTGAGCTACGACCAGTTCAACGGCGGTTTCGGCGGCAACGCCGGGTACAGCAACAACAACGTCTTCGGTCTGGGGCACTCCCTGGTCGCCAGCCTGGGCGGCCAGCAGAACGAGGCCGGACAGAACCTCGTCGGGAGTGTCAACTACACCATTCCCTGGCTGGACATCGACTTCCTGGACTTCCGCAAGACGCCCACCAGCCTCAGCTTCGGTCTGGGCACCACCGTGTTCGGGAACAACGCCCTGTTCACCAAGGACACCGACACGCCCGCCAGAACCGACACCGGCTGGGACTACACGACCCGCGACACCAGCTTCAGCGTCAGCGCCGGACGGAGCCTCGCGAAGAACCTCACCGCGAACGTCGGCGTGGGCGTCAGCTACAAGACGTACTACCTCGAAGCCCTCCAGAGCGGCGACAAGAACACCGTCACGTACAAGGACGCCGCCGGAACCGACCAGACCCGCACCTTCACCGAGGCCGAAGCCAAGGCCCTGGTGCCCGAGACGAACCTCACGACCCGCCTGTCCACCGGCCTGAACTACGACAGCACCACCAACGGTGAGTTCCCCGACAGCGGCGTGCGCGCCAGCGTCGGCGCCGCGTACTCCTTCGGCCGTCAGGGCGACGCGCCCCTGAACTGGACCACCCTGAACGGCGGGGCCAGCACCTACTACGGCTTCGGGCGCACCATCGAGAAGGACCTGGGCGTCAGCAACAAGCAGCAGGTGTTCGCCGTGCGCGCCAACGCCGGGACCGTCCTGGGCCTGGACACCGCCCCGGCGGGCACCGGATACGCCATCGGCGGCGGCAGCGTCAACACCCCATTCCAGCTGCGCGGCCTGAAGGACGGCGAACTGTTCGGCACGAACTACGTCACCACCAGCGCCGAGTACCGCTACGACTTCGGCCTGAAAGCCGGGATCGCGCAGGGCCTGTACGGCGTGCTGTTCGCCGACGCCGGGACCGCCTGGGGCGGCAGCGCCACGAACACCGACCCAAGCCTGAAATACGGCTTCGGCGCCGGCGCGCAGCTGAACCTCGGGATCGGCGGGGCGCTGCTGCCCAGCCTGCGCTTCGACTACGGGTTCAGCCCGCAGACCGGCAGCGGGAAGTTCTACTTCCGCATCGGCAACTTCTGGTAA
- a CDS encoding DUF554 domain-containing protein produces MSVLSQLSGTLVNVVTVLLGTAVGLAVGGRLPERTQRTLLQTLSLVTLFIGLDMAGSLNRVSGGAVPGVILALVSLALGAVIGEALGIEESLERLGETLKRRFRGGGRFTEGFVAASLLFCIGPMTVIGGLQNGLTGDSATYVLKATLDGIAALALAGAYGIGVGFGALTVLVVQGGISLLAGTFAAGLLGGADPQLLKTNPYVLLITGAGGLTIVGISWNLMLAGLGFDDRRVRVGSLLPALLIAPLALWLATRLG; encoded by the coding sequence ATGAGCGTCCTGTCGCAGCTGTCCGGCACCCTGGTCAACGTCGTCACCGTCCTGCTGGGCACCGCCGTGGGGCTCGCGGTGGGCGGCCGGCTGCCCGAGCGCACGCAGCGCACGCTGCTACAGACGCTGAGTCTGGTGACGCTGTTCATCGGGCTGGACATGGCGGGCAGCCTGAACCGCGTGTCGGGCGGCGCGGTACCGGGCGTGATCCTGGCGCTGGTCAGTCTGGCGCTGGGCGCCGTGATCGGCGAGGCGCTGGGGATCGAGGAGAGCCTGGAACGCCTGGGCGAGACCCTGAAACGCCGCTTCCGGGGCGGGGGCCGCTTCACGGAGGGGTTCGTGGCGGCCAGCCTGCTGTTCTGCATCGGCCCGATGACCGTGATCGGTGGCCTGCAGAACGGCCTGACCGGGGACAGCGCCACGTACGTCCTGAAGGCGACGCTGGACGGCATCGCGGCGCTGGCCCTGGCGGGCGCGTACGGGATCGGGGTGGGGTTCGGCGCGCTGACGGTGCTGGTCGTGCAGGGCGGGATCAGCCTGCTGGCGGGCACCTTCGCCGCCGGGCTGCTGGGCGGCGCGGACCCGCAGCTCCTCAAGACCAACCCGTACGTCCTGCTGATTACGGGGGCGGGCGGCCTGACCATCGTCGGGATCAGCTGGAACCTCATGCTGGCCGGGCTGGGCTTCGATGACCGCCGCGTTAGGGTCGGGAGCCTGCTGCCCGCGCTGCTCATCGCCCCGCTGGCGCTGTGGCTCGCCACCCGCCTGGGCTGA
- a CDS encoding phosphotransferase enzyme family protein, whose amino-acid sequence MTLAGRIGPAEVAAHWPVGDILTVTPLGGGSINAAWRVQAAAGAFHLRVYRDPRRERAEVEHRAVRLARTCGVPTPDLLVTRGGGTLARLEDRWAALFEVAPGAPVARHALSPEHAAGLGVLLAGLHARLPEAVPFDVPPLAPPAGVAVTLERLRVIETAILALPHPDATDGWALDRTRQRLAHLRTSPLPEDLPTLPLRFVHGDFHDGNVFFQGGVPVSVIDWEQPRLAPCAWEVVRALHLSLRLDPALGGAFLRAYRGDRPLPPEELQLGAALYGTQQERNVWVYESVYLRGNPGPRAFIRPPPYVPFPQAWTASGLR is encoded by the coding sequence GTGACCCTCGCTGGCCGGATCGGACCGGCAGAGGTCGCGGCGCACTGGCCAGTCGGGGATATCCTGACGGTCACCCCGCTGGGCGGCGGAAGCATCAACGCCGCCTGGCGCGTGCAGGCAGCGGCGGGCGCGTTCCACCTGAGGGTGTACCGTGATCCCCGCCGCGAGCGGGCGGAGGTCGAACACCGCGCCGTGCGGCTGGCCCGTACCTGCGGGGTGCCCACGCCGGACCTGCTCGTCACGCGTGGGGGCGGCACGCTGGCCCGGCTGGAGGACCGCTGGGCGGCGCTGTTCGAGGTGGCGCCCGGCGCGCCGGTTGCGCGTCACGCGCTGAGCCCGGAGCACGCGGCGGGCCTGGGGGTGCTGCTGGCGGGGCTGCACGCGCGCCTGCCAGAAGCCGTCCCATTCGACGTGCCGCCCCTCGCTCCCCCTGCGGGCGTGGCGGTGACGCTGGAGCGCCTACGGGTCATCGAGACGGCGATCCTGGCTCTCCCCCATCCGGACGCCACGGACGGCTGGGCGCTGGACCGCACCCGGCAGCGGCTCGCGCACCTGCGGACATCGCCGCTGCCGGAGGACCTGCCCACGCTGCCCCTGCGCTTCGTGCACGGCGACTTCCACGACGGGAACGTCTTCTTCCAGGGGGGTGTGCCCGTCTCAGTGATCGACTGGGAACAGCCGCGCCTCGCCCCCTGCGCGTGGGAGGTCGTGCGGGCGCTCCACCTCAGCCTGCGGCTCGACCCGGCGCTGGGCGGGGCGTTCCTGCGCGCCTACCGGGGGGACCGGCCCCTCCCGCCGGAGGAGCTGCAGCTGGGCGCCGCCCTGTACGGCACCCAGCAGGAGCGGAACGTATGGGTCTACGAGAGCGTGTACCTGCGCGGCAACCCCGGCCCCCGGGCGTTCATCCGTCCACCGCCGTACGTGCCATTCCCGCAGGCGTGGACGGCGTCGGGGCTGCGGTGA
- a CDS encoding cytochrome P450, which yields MSALTSALPTFALPVADPAFVRDPYPLLARLREETPVFFDPGMNRVVLTRHADISAVLRDRRFGRSALHRFSRDELGWPLPDPRQANFDAFNSNHLLDSEPPKHTRLRSLVGLAFTPRRVEALSERIEVILEAQLRDLGREGPFDLVEGYAEPLPVTVIAELLGVPHEHRARLRPWSASIVKLYEPAPTVADQDEAEQAVLDFSALLRELVAQRRARPQDDLITALVQAEEDGDRLTEQELIDTCILLLNAGHEASVNGLTAGVLALQRDRRHWEALVAQAYAPDSLTVFRRAVEELLRFDTPLPMFERIVLEPLTLHGAELKPGDRVSLLYASGNRDPGRFDAPDELRLDRDPNPHLTFGLGIHYCLGAPLARLELALSLRALCRALPDLRLVDPREPGQYTGGFVIRGLARLDVQAG from the coding sequence GTGAGCGCCCTGACCTCTGCGCTGCCCACCTTCGCGCTGCCCGTGGCGGACCCGGCGTTCGTCCGGGACCCGTACCCGCTGCTGGCGCGGCTGCGGGAGGAGACGCCGGTGTTCTTCGATCCGGGCATGAACCGGGTGGTGCTCACGCGGCACGCGGACATCAGCGCGGTGCTGCGCGACCGGCGCTTCGGGCGCAGCGCCCTGCACCGCTTCTCGCGCGACGAGCTGGGCTGGCCGCTGCCGGACCCCCGGCAGGCGAACTTCGATGCCTTCAACAGCAACCACCTGCTGGACAGCGAACCACCCAAGCACACGCGCCTGCGCTCGCTGGTGGGGCTGGCGTTCACGCCCAGGCGCGTGGAGGCCCTGTCGGAGCGGATCGAGGTGATCCTGGAGGCGCAGTTGCGCGACCTGGGGCGAGAGGGGCCGTTCGATCTGGTCGAGGGCTACGCCGAGCCGCTGCCCGTGACGGTCATCGCGGAACTGCTGGGCGTGCCGCACGAGCACCGCGCCCGGCTGCGGCCCTGGTCGGCGTCCATCGTGAAGTTGTACGAGCCGGCTCCCACGGTGGCCGATCAGGACGAGGCCGAGCAGGCCGTGCTGGATTTCAGCGCGCTGCTGCGGGAACTGGTCGCGCAGCGCCGCGCCCGCCCGCAGGACGACCTGATCACGGCGCTCGTGCAGGCCGAGGAGGACGGCGACCGCCTGACCGAGCAGGAACTCATCGACACCTGCATCCTGCTGCTGAACGCCGGGCACGAGGCGAGCGTGAACGGCCTGACGGCGGGCGTGCTGGCCCTGCAACGCGACCGTCGGCACTGGGAGGCCCTCGTGGCGCAGGCGTACGCGCCGGACAGCCTGACCGTGTTCCGCCGGGCCGTGGAGGAACTGCTGCGCTTCGACACGCCCCTGCCGATGTTCGAGCGGATCGTGCTGGAGCCCCTGACGCTGCACGGCGCGGAGCTGAAGCCCGGGGACCGCGTGAGCCTGCTGTACGCCAGCGGGAACCGCGACCCGGGGCGCTTCGACGCGCCGGACGAGCTGCGCCTGGACCGCGATCCGAACCCGCACCTGACCTTCGGGCTGGGCATCCACTACTGCCTGGGCGCGCCGCTGGCCCGGCTGGAACTCGCCCTGAGCCTGCGGGCGCTGTGCCGCGCCCTGCCGGACCTGCGCCTCGTGGACCCGCGGGAGCCGGGGCAGTACACCGGGGGCTTCGTGATCCGGGGGCTGGCGCGGCTGGACGTGCAGGCCGGGTGA
- a CDS encoding helix-turn-helix domain-containing protein: MTLNDQYQNMPKLLKVSEVADFTGTHERTVRRWIRDGRLSAVEHPSGLRVPRRSLWRFLGLDLALSA, encoded by the coding sequence ATGACCCTGAACGACCAGTACCAGAACATGCCCAAACTCCTGAAGGTCAGCGAGGTCGCCGACTTCACCGGCACGCACGAACGCACGGTGCGCCGCTGGATCCGCGACGGCCGCCTGAGCGCCGTCGAGCACCCCAGTGGGCTGCGCGTGCCCAGACGCTCCCTGTGGCGCTTCCTGGGGCTGGACCTTGCCCTGAGCGCGTAA
- a CDS encoding Rqc2 family fibronectin-binding protein, with protein MEGLMLARVLRDLSGQLPLRTLGWAFPDETTAALLLDGPRLGGQTNLVLAYRPPQPVVYLSRERLRGDPRSPFQRFLAARVRGDLLRAEQLKLDRVITLHFAGETGFVDQPPTRLLFEVTGRNANLLVLDEGEGFEGRIVMAAREITGSRNRFRTIRTGGRYTPPPPYEKLDPRTLTSEQSQTLRHMPVGRWREQLDGMGPLLGAELARRADLGPAEVPGEAWPRVLAAVQSLVADPTVSEGALQDGAREAARGEKAATLRKALREPLDKRVTLLRNQLADVTRAEAGLTDAARDRQEADLLMAYAHTVPTGASSVTLPAFDGSGEQPVSLEPQLSAVQNAEKRYARARRREEVYLRLAEREDTLRAELAEAEARVQALDTADLPDLEALNTRVQQERPEKSPYGTRFTTPSGLEALVGRNNKENATLTHRVGRSMDWWFHAQGYPGSHVLVRGGGRDLDLPDILYAARLAAANSKARGSSNVPVDYTRIKHVWKPRGAPAGQVHYTDQKTVFVDGTLPE; from the coding sequence GTGGAAGGCCTGATGCTGGCGCGCGTGCTGCGCGACCTGAGCGGCCAGCTGCCCCTGCGTACCCTGGGCTGGGCCTTCCCGGACGAGACGACCGCCGCGCTGCTCCTCGACGGGCCGCGCCTGGGCGGGCAGACGAACCTGGTGCTCGCGTACCGCCCCCCGCAGCCCGTCGTGTACCTGTCGCGCGAACGGCTGCGCGGCGACCCCCGCAGTCCCTTCCAGCGGTTCCTGGCGGCGCGGGTGCGGGGTGACCTGCTGCGTGCCGAGCAGCTGAAACTCGACCGGGTGATCACCCTGCACTTCGCGGGAGAGACCGGGTTCGTGGACCAGCCGCCCACCCGCCTGCTGTTCGAGGTGACAGGCCGCAACGCCAACCTCCTCGTGCTGGACGAGGGCGAGGGCTTCGAGGGCCGCATCGTCATGGCCGCCCGTGAGATCACCGGGAGCCGCAACCGCTTCCGCACCATCCGCACCGGGGGGCGCTACACGCCGCCGCCGCCCTACGAGAAACTCGACCCGCGCACCCTGACGTCCGAACAGTCGCAGACCCTCCGGCACATGCCCGTCGGGCGCTGGCGCGAGCAGCTCGACGGCATGGGGCCGCTGCTGGGGGCGGAACTCGCGCGCCGGGCAGACCTGGGCCCCGCCGAGGTGCCCGGCGAGGCGTGGCCGCGCGTCCTGGCAGCCGTGCAGTCCCTGGTGGCCGACCCGACCGTCAGCGAGGGCGCCCTGCAGGACGGCGCGCGCGAGGCCGCGCGGGGCGAGAAGGCCGCCACGCTGCGCAAGGCCCTGCGTGAACCGCTCGACAAGCGCGTGACCCTCCTGCGCAACCAGCTCGCGGACGTCACCCGCGCCGAGGCGGGCCTCACCGATGCTGCCCGCGACCGGCAGGAGGCCGACCTGCTCATGGCCTACGCGCACACCGTGCCCACCGGCGCCAGCAGCGTCACCCTGCCCGCCTTCGACGGGAGCGGCGAGCAGCCGGTCAGCCTCGAACCGCAGCTGAGCGCCGTGCAGAACGCCGAGAAACGCTACGCCCGCGCCCGCCGCCGCGAGGAGGTGTACCTGCGCCTCGCCGAGCGGGAGGACACCCTGCGGGCCGAACTGGCCGAGGCCGAGGCCCGCGTGCAGGCCCTCGACACCGCCGACCTGCCCGACCTCGAAGCCCTGAACACCCGCGTGCAGCAGGAGCGGCCCGAGAAGAGTCCCTACGGCACGCGCTTCACCACGCCAAGCGGCCTGGAGGCGCTGGTGGGCCGCAACAACAAGGAGAACGCCACCCTGACCCACCGCGTCGGCCGCAGCATGGACTGGTGGTTCCACGCGCAGGGCTACCCCGGCAGTCACGTGCTGGTCCGCGGCGGCGGGCGCGACCTGGACCTGCCGGACATCCTGTACGCCGCCCGGCTGGCCGCCGCGAACAGCAAGGCGCGCGGCAGCAGCAACGTGCCCGTGGACTACACCCGCATCAAGCACGTCTGGAAACCACGCGGGGCGCCCGCCGGACAGGTGCACTACACCGACCAGAAGACCGTGTTCGTGGACGGCACCCTGCCCGAATAG
- the panD gene encoding aspartate 1-decarboxylase: MERIMFRAKIHRATVTQADLDYVGSITIDQDLLDAADILVNERVDIYNITNGNRLSTYALSGPRGSGVIGINGAAAHLVNPGDLVIIAAYGNYSDEEARTLEPHVVHVDARNRQIQLQPA, translated from the coding sequence GTGGAACGCATCATGTTCAGGGCCAAGATTCACCGCGCCACCGTCACCCAGGCCGACCTCGACTACGTCGGGAGCATCACCATCGACCAGGACCTGCTCGACGCGGCGGACATCCTCGTGAACGAACGGGTGGACATCTACAACATCACCAACGGCAACCGCCTGAGCACCTACGCCCTGAGCGGCCCGCGCGGCAGCGGCGTGATCGGCATCAACGGCGCCGCCGCGCACCTCGTGAACCCCGGCGACCTCGTGATCATCGCCGCGTACGGCAACTACAGCGACGAGGAAGCCCGCACGCTGGAACCGCACGTCGTGCATGTGGACGCCCGCAACCGTCAGATCCAGCTGCAGCCTGCCTGA